A single genomic interval of Croceibacter atlanticus HTCC2559 harbors:
- a CDS encoding class I SAM-dependent methyltransferase, translating to MSYLNLALLNAEVVNYLKDNASLSAANIVLKGSPFKNITAQELAQQHTGILKSKDKLSLWHSTKGILFPPKVNIEQTSSSKTARYKASLISGKTIIDITGGLGIDDYYFSKVFDTVTHCELNVSLSALAAHNSNVLGAHNITFKVGDGISILKQESTKFDWVYSDPSRRDDTGGKVFKLSDCEPNIPKHLDVLLEKGKRILLKTSPLLDITAGLRELKSVSEIHIVAINNDVKELLWIIDQEHNSPTEIITVNFKADYKEEFKAKLTYESLAQVNYSKALSYLYEPNSALMKSGLFNTISEQYSLFKLHQNSHLYTSERLIDFSGRRFKILETLPFHKKSLKRVFKNTKANITTRNFPLTVSQLKSALQIKDGGTTYLFFTTQNQSDKVVLVCEKI from the coding sequence TTGTCTTATTTAAATTTAGCCTTATTAAATGCTGAAGTTGTTAATTATTTAAAAGACAACGCCTCTTTATCTGCAGCAAATATTGTTTTAAAGGGTAGCCCATTTAAAAACATAACGGCTCAAGAACTGGCACAGCAGCATACAGGTATATTAAAAAGCAAAGACAAGCTTTCTTTATGGCATAGTACAAAAGGCATTTTATTTCCACCAAAAGTTAATATAGAGCAAACCTCGTCTTCTAAAACGGCACGTTATAAAGCATCTTTAATTTCCGGAAAAACCATAATTGATATTACTGGAGGTTTGGGAATAGATGATTATTATTTCTCTAAAGTTTTTGATACTGTAACACATTGTGAACTCAACGTAAGCCTAAGTGCATTAGCCGCTCATAACAGTAATGTTTTAGGAGCTCATAATATAACATTTAAAGTAGGTGATGGCATAAGTATTCTTAAACAGGAATCAACTAAATTTGATTGGGTTTACAGTGACCCTTCTAGGCGTGACGATACTGGTGGTAAAGTATTTAAACTAAGTGATTGTGAACCAAACATCCCTAAACATCTAGATGTATTACTAGAAAAAGGGAAGCGTATTCTTTTAAAAACCTCACCGCTTTTAGATATAACTGCAGGATTAAGAGAGCTTAAGTCTGTCTCAGAAATACATATTGTAGCTATTAACAATGATGTAAAAGAGCTACTCTGGATTATAGATCAAGAACACAACTCACCTACAGAGATTATAACAGTAAATTTTAAAGCTGATTATAAAGAAGAATTTAAGGCAAAGCTAACCTATGAGTCATTAGCGCAAGTTAATTACAGTAAAGCCTTGAGCTATCTTTATGAACCAAATTCTGCACTTATGAAATCTGGGTTATTTAACACCATAAGTGAACAATACTCCCTTTTTAAACTTCATCAAAATAGTCACTTATACACCTCTGAACGATTGATAGATTTCTCAGGAAGGCGATTTAAAATTCTTGAAACTCTTCCATTTCACAAAAAATCATTGAAGCGAGTTTTTAAAAACACAAAAGCTAATATTACAACGCGTAATTTTCCGCTTACAGTATCGCAGCTAAAATCTGCGCTTCAAATTAAAGATGGTGGTACAACCTATTTATTTTTCACAACGCAAAACCAATCTGATAAAGTAGTCTTAGTCTGCGAAAAAATTTAA
- a CDS encoding UDP-glucose 6-dehydrogenase, translating to MKSISHICCIGAGYVGGPTMSVIAQKCPHITVTVVDINEKRIAAWNDENFDNLPIYEPGLADVVKEARGRNLFFTTEVDAAIDKADMIFISVNTPTKTYGKGKGMAADLKYIELCARQIARVSTTDKIVVEKSTLPVRTAETLTSILHNTGNGVHFEILSNPEFLAEGTAVQDLLNPDRILIGGDNTPEGQEAKDALTSVYANWIDRDRILQTNVWSSELSKLTANAFLAQRVSSINSISELCEETGADVNEVARAIGTDSRVGSKFLKASVGFGGSCFQKDILNLVYIAKSYGLDKVADYWEQVIIMNDHQKKRFAEKMIASMYNTVAGKKIVLFGWAFKKDTNDTRESAAIYVTDYLLDEQAEIVVYDPKVKEEQIYADLDYLNTRSEEENRRLVTVVSSPEEATKDAHAVAVLTEWDEFTTYNWETIYNNMLKPAFLFDGRKILDSSAMKEIGFKHFAIGE from the coding sequence ATGAAATCTATTTCTCATATCTGTTGTATTGGTGCTGGCTATGTTGGAGGACCAACAATGTCTGTTATTGCACAAAAATGTCCACATATAACAGTAACTGTTGTTGATATTAATGAAAAGCGTATTGCTGCTTGGAATGATGAAAATTTTGATAATCTTCCTATATATGAGCCAGGCTTAGCAGATGTTGTTAAAGAAGCTAGAGGTAGAAATTTATTTTTTACTACAGAAGTAGATGCTGCTATTGATAAAGCAGATATGATTTTTATTTCTGTAAATACACCTACCAAAACTTATGGTAAGGGTAAAGGTATGGCTGCAGATTTAAAGTATATAGAACTTTGTGCAAGGCAAATTGCAAGAGTTTCTACTACAGATAAAATAGTTGTTGAAAAATCTACATTACCAGTAAGAACAGCTGAAACTCTTACTAGTATTTTACATAATACCGGTAATGGTGTTCACTTCGAAATATTATCTAACCCAGAGTTTTTAGCAGAAGGTACTGCCGTACAAGATTTATTAAATCCAGATAGAATTTTAATTGGTGGTGATAATACTCCAGAAGGCCAAGAAGCAAAAGATGCATTAACTAGCGTCTACGCCAATTGGATAGACAGAGATCGTATTTTACAGACCAACGTTTGGTCTTCAGAACTTTCTAAACTAACTGCAAATGCCTTTTTAGCACAGCGTGTATCTTCCATAAATTCAATTAGTGAGTTGTGTGAAGAAACAGGAGCAGATGTTAATGAGGTTGCCAGAGCTATTGGTACAGATAGTAGAGTAGGTTCTAAATTCCTAAAAGCATCAGTTGGTTTTGGAGGTTCTTGTTTTCAGAAAGACATCTTAAACCTTGTTTATATTGCAAAATCTTACGGTTTAGATAAGGTTGCAGATTATTGGGAACAGGTAATTATTATGAACGACCATCAAAAAAAGCGTTTTGCAGAGAAGATGATTGCTTCTATGTATAATACTGTTGCAGGCAAAAAAATTGTGCTTTTTGGATGGGCCTTTAAAAAGGATACTAATGATACAAGAGAATCTGCAGCAATATATGTAACAGATTATCTTTTAGATGAGCAGGCAGAAATAGTTGTTTATGATCCTAAAGTTAAAGAAGAACAAATTTACGCAGATCTAGATTATCTTAACACAAGATCTGAAGAAGAAAATAGAAGACTAGTTACTGTTGTTAGTTCTCCAGAAGAAGCTACAAAAGATGCGCACGCAGTAGCGGTATTAACAGAATGGGATGAGTTTACAACTTACAACTGGGAAACTATTTACAACAATATGCTTAAACCAGCTTTCTTATTTGATGGGCGTAAAATATTAGACTCTTCTGCAATGAAAGAAATAGGGTTTAAACATTTTGCGATAGGCGAATAG
- a CDS encoding Dps family protein, which produces MNYLNLDKEKTQNTVNELNILLADYHLYYQKLRNFHWNIVGKNFFDLHEKFEVMYDDAKMKVDEIAERILTLRYQPVSNYSDYLKHSNLKESESKLSDTKMIDILLDDHGKIIKQMRKTVNVADDNGDEGTIDLLGAYIGELEKTSWMLDAWRMKTNDTHPTA; this is translated from the coding sequence ATGAACTATCTCAATCTTGATAAAGAGAAAACACAGAATACAGTTAACGAGCTTAACATTCTGTTAGCCGATTATCATTTATACTATCAAAAACTTAGAAACTTTCACTGGAACATTGTTGGAAAAAATTTCTTTGATCTTCACGAAAAGTTTGAAGTGATGTATGATGATGCTAAAATGAAAGTTGACGAAATTGCTGAGCGCATCTTAACGCTTAGGTATCAACCAGTAAGTAACTATTCCGACTATTTAAAGCATAGTAATTTAAAGGAATCTGAAAGTAAATTGTCTGATACCAAAATGATAGATATTTTACTTGATGACCACGGTAAGATAATTAAGCAAATGCGTAAAACTGTAAATGTTGCAGACGATAATGGTGATGAGGGTACCATAGATTTACTAGGTGCTTACATAGGTGAGTTAGAAAAGACAAGTTGGATGTTAGATGCTTGGCGAATGAAAACTAACGACACACACCCAACAGCATAA
- a CDS encoding mechanosensitive ion channel family protein, translated as MIFLQDDTTKTAEEAIVNNEPFSWNNAGELILGKLGRWLDSFITNLPNIVLAIVVFILFIIASKYIGKLFNKVILKRVKQDSIRSMTVRVIKALVILVGFFFALGLLNLDKVLTSVLAGAGVVGLAIGLALQGTLNNTFSGVILSFLPNIQLGDWVETNGFAGSVVDINLRSIIVKGSDNNLVMIPNSKIIDEPFKNFSQTPRSRVFVNCGVGYESDLDSVRDMTIELIEKVFPQKPGEEVEFFYQEFGDSSINFVLRFWVDVTKNRDNLVAQNKAILEIKRLYDANDINIPFPIRTLDFGKNKFRSETLTISNKE; from the coding sequence ATGATATTTCTACAAGACGACACCACCAAAACTGCCGAAGAGGCCATAGTTAATAATGAACCTTTTAGCTGGAACAATGCCGGAGAGTTAATCTTAGGAAAACTTGGGCGTTGGTTAGATTCTTTTATAACCAACCTACCAAATATTGTATTAGCTATAGTAGTTTTTATTTTATTTATAATTGCCAGTAAGTATATTGGTAAGCTTTTTAATAAAGTAATTTTAAAGCGCGTAAAACAAGACTCTATACGCTCTATGACCGTACGTGTTATAAAAGCTCTAGTAATTCTTGTTGGGTTTTTCTTTGCGCTAGGCTTATTAAACTTAGATAAAGTGCTTACTTCTGTTTTAGCTGGTGCTGGTGTTGTAGGTTTAGCAATTGGTTTAGCCTTACAAGGCACATTAAACAATACCTTTTCGGGTGTCATCCTTAGTTTTTTACCAAATATACAATTAGGAGATTGGGTTGAGACTAATGGCTTTGCGGGATCTGTTGTAGATATTAACTTACGAAGTATAATAGTTAAAGGATCAGACAATAATTTAGTTATGATTCCTAACTCAAAAATTATCGATGAACCTTTTAAAAACTTTTCACAAACACCAAGATCTCGTGTCTTTGTAAATTGTGGTGTTGGTTATGAAAGTGATTTAGATAGTGTAAGAGATATGACTATTGAATTAATTGAAAAAGTGTTCCCTCAAAAACCTGGTGAAGAAGTAGAGTTCTTTTATCAAGAATTTGGAGACAGCTCAATTAACTTTGTCTTAAGATTCTGGGTAGATGTTACTAAGAATAGGGACAATCTTGTTGCACAAAACAAAGCCATCCTAGAAATTAAAAGGCTTTATGATGCTAACGATATTAACATTCCTTTCCCAATTAGAACTTTGGATTTTGGAAAAAACAAATTTAGATCTGAAACATTAACTATTTCAAACAAAGAGTAA
- a CDS encoding metallophosphoesterase → MKYNKLLCLALVFTILLGCAPFQTTYKEDEKTSNWDYPTQKEKDKSFFLIGDAGYSQPGGTSLGLLAFKTFLDSVKSKDNYAVFLGDNIYPAGMPPKGDKLRSQSEYRLDAQLDAVENFDGKVIFLPGNHDWYNEGLEGLERQEKYFEERLKDKKVFHPTDGCAFESFEIGDNIQLLVLDSQWYLEDWDKHPTINDKCPQLKSREAVLLEIEGELKKNNDKTIIFALHHPLYTNGVHGGQYAPVKHLYPSQKKIPLPILGSLAMQIRTSGGVSKQDRQNDKYKGLVKRLATLAQDNDRVIFASGHEHSLQYIINENIKQIVSGSGSKASYAVLSNDGLFSHPGQGFVVLDVFKDGSSWASFYGSEKGKPVLLYQKEVHEAPKDFDVSTLPDTFNPVTKASVYRSEDTDRSDTYESIWGDRYRDVYGANIDVQTVNLDTLYGGMTVDRKGGGHQTRSLRLKTKDGRDFNMRALRKSAVQFLQTTAFKNSYIEEDFKNTIAEDILYDFYTAAHPYGFMAIPTLSDAIGLYHTNPKLFYVPKQKALGKYNNEYGDEIYMIVERPEENHADVESFGKPNDIESTADVYERLRRDEKYKIDEPAYIKARIFDMLVGDWDRHQDQWRWSEFEKEDGTHVFQPIPRDRDQVFSNFDGAFFSTLRGLIGFTNQFAEYGENVDNVKWFNSAAVGLDRSLIQNKGKEEWLAQARYIKENITDEVIEEAFSKMPLEAQELTKESLVEKMKGRRDNIVNITERYYNYVSQLAIITATDKDDYIDITRLEDGKTRVKITRNKDGERADVVSDKTYSKDETKELWIYGLDDDDVFTVTGDGNRPIFTRIIGGQNNDIYDIQEGKRIKVYDYKSKPNTVKEKGGANFSFSDNYEVNNYNKDKKIVRQNVLLPGFGFNPDDGFRLGLQNIYTINSFRRNPFTQQHTISGGFYFATSGFDVKYTGEFANVLGNFNLFVGGEFTSENFSENFFGFGNETVNNDDDLSMDYNRVKIGKLIGKVGAIKRGDFGSTLKYTASIEGIEIEDTANRFVTDQFIPAGASFYDREFFLGAEAMFRYESYDNTLNPTRGMKFELSGGGKYSLEDENAYAYIKPYLGFFNALTNNRKLVLKTKAQGQVNLGDEFEFYQAAHSGGNTGNRAYRTQRFSGESALTFGGDLRYSFDQFKTSFLPFQIGVFTGIDTGRVWFDGEDSDKWHSSYGGGFWVNSADAINGTFNLFTGEDGLRFSFGFGFKF, encoded by the coding sequence ATGAAATACAATAAACTTCTCTGCCTAGCACTAGTGTTTACAATACTTTTAGGTTGTGCGCCATTTCAAACTACTTATAAAGAAGACGAGAAAACAAGCAATTGGGATTATCCTACACAAAAAGAAAAGGATAAATCCTTTTTTCTTATTGGAGATGCTGGTTATAGCCAGCCAGGCGGAACCTCTTTAGGCTTATTGGCATTTAAAACCTTTCTAGACTCTGTAAAATCTAAAGATAATTATGCAGTATTCTTAGGAGATAATATTTATCCTGCAGGAATGCCTCCTAAAGGAGACAAACTAAGATCGCAATCAGAATACAGGTTAGATGCTCAATTAGATGCTGTTGAAAATTTTGATGGTAAAGTTATTTTCCTTCCAGGAAATCACGATTGGTATAATGAAGGGTTAGAAGGGTTAGAACGTCAAGAAAAATACTTTGAAGAACGCCTAAAAGACAAAAAAGTATTTCACCCTACAGATGGTTGTGCCTTTGAAAGTTTTGAGATAGGAGATAATATACAGCTGCTAGTTTTAGATTCTCAATGGTATTTAGAAGATTGGGATAAGCATCCTACAATTAATGATAAGTGTCCTCAACTTAAATCTAGAGAAGCTGTGCTTTTAGAAATTGAAGGTGAGCTTAAAAAGAATAACGACAAAACTATAATCTTTGCCTTACACCATCCATTATATACAAATGGTGTTCACGGTGGCCAATATGCACCAGTAAAGCACTTGTATCCTAGCCAGAAAAAAATACCGTTACCAATATTGGGTTCTTTAGCTATGCAAATAAGAACTAGTGGTGGTGTGTCTAAACAAGATAGACAAAATGATAAGTATAAAGGATTGGTAAAGCGTTTAGCTACGCTTGCTCAAGATAACGACCGCGTTATTTTCGCATCTGGTCACGAACATAGTTTACAGTATATTATTAATGAAAATATTAAGCAAATAGTTTCAGGGTCTGGATCAAAGGCTTCTTATGCAGTATTAAGTAACGACGGGTTGTTTTCTCATCCAGGACAAGGTTTTGTTGTTCTAGATGTTTTTAAGGACGGTTCTTCTTGGGCTAGTTTTTATGGCAGTGAAAAAGGTAAACCAGTATTATTGTATCAGAAAGAAGTTCATGAAGCTCCTAAAGATTTTGACGTGTCAACACTGCCAGACACATTTAACCCAGTAACAAAAGCCTCTGTTTATAGGAGTGAAGATACAGATAGGTCTGACACGTATGAAAGTATATGGGGAGATCGTTACAGAGATGTTTATGGCGCAAACATAGATGTGCAAACTGTAAATTTAGATACACTTTATGGTGGGATGACTGTTGATAGAAAAGGTGGTGGTCACCAAACACGTTCTTTACGTTTAAAAACTAAAGACGGAAGAGATTTTAATATGCGTGCACTTAGGAAGAGTGCGGTACAGTTTTTACAAACCACGGCATTTAAAAACAGCTATATAGAAGAAGACTTTAAGAATACAATTGCAGAAGATATTTTATATGATTTTTATACGGCTGCACATCCGTATGGGTTTATGGCAATACCAACATTGTCTGATGCAATAGGACTTTATCATACAAATCCAAAATTGTTTTATGTGCCTAAGCAAAAAGCTCTCGGTAAATACAATAATGAATATGGAGATGAAATCTATATGATTGTTGAACGTCCTGAAGAAAATCACGCCGATGTAGAAAGTTTTGGAAAGCCTAACGATATAGAGAGTACAGCAGATGTTTACGAACGTTTGCGTAGAGATGAAAAATATAAGATAGACGAGCCTGCTTACATTAAGGCAAGAATTTTTGATATGCTTGTTGGAGATTGGGACAGGCACCAAGACCAATGGCGTTGGAGTGAGTTTGAAAAAGAAGATGGTACACATGTGTTCCAACCTATTCCTAGAGATAGAGATCAAGTATTTTCAAATTTTGATGGCGCATTCTTTTCAACATTAAGAGGCTTAATAGGCTTTACAAATCAATTTGCTGAGTACGGAGAAAATGTAGATAATGTAAAGTGGTTTAACTCTGCGGCTGTAGGTTTAGACCGTTCTTTAATTCAGAATAAAGGAAAAGAAGAGTGGCTTGCACAAGCAAGATATATTAAAGAAAATATTACAGATGAGGTTATTGAAGAGGCTTTTTCTAAAATGCCTTTAGAAGCACAAGAGCTTACTAAAGAAAGTCTTGTTGAAAAGATGAAGGGCAGAAGAGATAACATTGTAAATATTACAGAACGTTATTACAACTATGTATCCCAATTAGCTATCATTACTGCTACAGATAAAGATGACTATATAGATATTACACGTTTAGAAGATGGTAAAACTCGTGTTAAGATTACCCGTAACAAAGATGGTGAGAGAGCAGATGTTGTAAGTGATAAAACATACAGCAAAGACGAAACAAAAGAATTGTGGATTTATGGTTTAGATGATGATGATGTCTTTACGGTTACCGGAGATGGAAACAGACCAATTTTTACCAGAATAATTGGAGGTCAGAATAATGACATTTATGATATTCAAGAAGGTAAACGTATTAAAGTTTATGATTATAAGTCTAAGCCTAATACAGTAAAAGAAAAAGGTGGTGCTAATTTTAGCTTCTCAGATAATTACGAAGTAAACAACTATAACAAGGATAAGAAGATTGTAAGACAAAATGTATTGTTACCAGGATTCGGGTTTAATCCAGATGATGGGTTTAGGTTAGGCTTACAAAATATTTATACCATAAACTCTTTTAGAAGAAACCCATTCACGCAACAGCATACTATATCTGGAGGCTTCTATTTTGCAACAAGTGGTTTTGATGTAAAGTATACTGGTGAGTTTGCAAATGTGTTAGGAAACTTCAATCTTTTTGTTGGTGGAGAGTTTACTAGTGAGAATTTCTCTGAAAACTTCTTTGGCTTCGGAAATGAAACTGTAAATAATGATGATGATCTTTCAATGGATTATAACCGCGTGAAAATTGGTAAATTAATTGGTAAAGTTGGAGCCATAAAAAGAGGAGATTTTGGTAGTACATTAAAATATACTGCCTCTATTGAAGGTATTGAAATTGAAGATACTGCAAACAGATTTGTAACAGACCAGTTTATACCCGCAGGTGCTAGTTTTTATGATAGAGAGTTTTTCTTAGGAGCAGAAGCAATGTTTCGTTATGAGAGTTATGACAACACATTAAACCCAACAAGAGGTATGAAGTTTGAATTGTCTGGAGGTGGTAAGTATAGCTTAGAAGATGAAAATGCCTATGCATATATAAAACCTTACCTAGGCTTTTTTAATGCGCTTACAAACAATCGTAAATTAGTATTGAAGACAAAAGCACAAGGACAAGTAAACTTAGGTGATGAGTTTGAGTTTTATCAAGCAGCACATTCTGGAGGAAACACTGGAAACAGAGCGTATAGAACACAGCGTTTTTCTGGTGAATCTGCACTTACTTTTGGTGGAGATTTACGATATAGCTTTGACCAATTTAAAACTAGCTTCTTACCATTTCAAATTGGGGTGTTTACTGGTATAGATACTGGTAGAGTATGGTTTGATGGTGAGGATAGTGACAAGTGGCACTCAAGTTATGGTGGTGGTTTCTGGGTAAATAGCGCAGATGCCATTAACGGTACATTTAACCTGTTTACAGGAGAAGATGGACTAAGATTTTCGTTTGGCTTCGGATTTAAATTTTAA
- a CDS encoding Pycsar system effector family protein: MSEVAEKPSELVQKADEFVLKLFKEKLPNTFLYHNYNHTLRVVKSTKEIIEHSEIHVKDKEALLLSAWLHDTGYVVKVDGHEEESARFAEEFLKENNADSELIEKVKKLILATKFDFETSDDLESILKDADASHFAKDYFEETSEFLRQELQLQGIANYTPTEWINENIKMFTEQHKFHTDYALKNWKEQKDQNLLDLLESKKKKAKKIRKEETKAQLKAKYKNESPERSIQTLYRVTLRNHIKLSDIADTKANILLSVNAIIISLALANIIPKLDSVTNRHLMIPTLILVLFSVASIILSIMSTRPNVTSGEFTKEQVKKREVNILFFGNFHKMAYDQYQWAMNEIINDKNYVYESLTKDLYLLGVVLNRKYRLLRLTYTIFMTGIIVSVISFVIAFWSI, translated from the coding sequence ATGTCTGAAGTCGCTGAAAAACCATCTGAACTTGTTCAAAAAGCCGATGAATTTGTCCTTAAATTATTTAAGGAAAAACTTCCTAATACCTTTTTGTATCACAACTACAATCATACTTTAAGAGTCGTTAAAAGTACAAAAGAAATTATTGAACACTCTGAAATTCATGTTAAAGACAAAGAAGCTCTTTTACTTTCAGCTTGGCTGCATGATACTGGTTATGTGGTTAAAGTAGATGGTCATGAAGAAGAGAGCGCTAGGTTTGCAGAAGAGTTTTTAAAAGAAAATAATGCAGACAGTGAACTTATTGAAAAAGTTAAAAAACTCATTTTAGCTACTAAATTCGACTTTGAAACTTCAGACGATTTAGAGTCTATTTTAAAGGATGCAGATGCTTCTCACTTTGCTAAAGATTATTTTGAAGAAACCAGCGAGTTTTTAAGACAAGAACTACAATTACAAGGTATTGCCAATTACACGCCTACAGAGTGGATTAATGAAAACATAAAAATGTTTACAGAGCAGCATAAGTTTCATACAGATTATGCGCTTAAAAACTGGAAGGAGCAAAAAGACCAAAACCTTCTAGACTTATTAGAGTCTAAAAAGAAGAAGGCTAAAAAAATAAGGAAAGAAGAAACTAAAGCACAGCTTAAGGCAAAATACAAAAATGAAAGCCCTGAACGAAGCATACAAACACTTTACAGAGTAACGCTAAGAAACCATATAAAACTAAGTGATATTGCAGATACTAAAGCCAACATATTACTTTCTGTAAATGCTATAATTATATCTTTAGCACTTGCTAACATAATTCCAAAATTAGATTCTGTTACTAACAGACACCTTATGATCCCTACACTTATTTTAGTTTTATTTAGTGTAGCTTCAATCATACTATCTATTATGTCTACAAGACCAAATGTCACTAGTGGAGAGTTCACAAAAGAACAAGTGAAGAAACGAGAGGTGAACATTTTATTCTTTGGAAACTTTCACAAAATGGCTTACGACCAATACCAATGGGCAATGAATGAGATTATAAACGATAAAAATTACGTTTATGAGTCTCTTACAAAAGATTTGTATTTATTGGGTGTTGTTCTTAATAGAAAGTATAGGCTTTTAAGACTAACCTATACTATATTTATGACAGGTATTATTGTTTCTGTGATAAGTTTTGTTATTGCATTCTGGTCTATCTAG
- a CDS encoding TlpA disulfide reductase family protein: protein MKKILLIATIALCFSCKKDTGYAVNGTIDESFNGKKVYISHLEENNATTKIDSAVIAEGKFKLDPQDTERQYLAFLNIEGISLNLPFIAENEAISMTVYKDSLRQSVIKGGAQNKVFKDYLNHLTETNKRISEGTQKAREAMSQGDTATISSIKMEREEIIENDKLYKINVAKEHKTSLVAVLALTDLTNLKTISSIEAKEMFDELSDEVKTSSLGKNLSKMLSARSATDIGAKAPDFSGPTPNGETLSLKDALGKVTILDFWASWCKPCRIENPNVVRVYEKYHDKGLNIVGISLDKSTQKERWLKAIEDDNLTWQHVSNLQFWQEPIAQQYGVRSIPATFILDENGVIIAKNLRGKDLEDKMAELLN from the coding sequence ATGAAAAAGATACTACTTATTGCAACCATAGCATTATGCTTTAGCTGTAAAAAAGATACAGGCTATGCCGTTAATGGTACTATAGATGAGTCGTTTAATGGCAAAAAAGTTTACATAAGCCACTTAGAAGAAAATAATGCTACTACAAAAATTGACTCTGCAGTAATTGCTGAAGGTAAATTTAAATTAGACCCTCAAGACACAGAGAGACAATACCTTGCTTTCTTAAATATTGAAGGTATTAGCCTAAACTTACCATTTATAGCAGAAAACGAAGCTATAAGTATGACTGTTTATAAAGACAGTTTACGCCAATCTGTAATTAAAGGTGGTGCTCAAAATAAAGTCTTCAAAGATTACCTAAATCATTTAACAGAAACTAATAAACGTATTTCTGAAGGCACTCAAAAAGCAAGAGAAGCTATGTCTCAAGGAGATACTGCTACAATCTCTTCTATTAAAATGGAACGTGAAGAGATTATAGAAAATGACAAGCTTTATAAAATAAACGTAGCTAAAGAACACAAAACATCTTTAGTTGCTGTTTTGGCGCTTACAGATTTAACTAACCTTAAAACTATTTCGAGTATTGAAGCTAAGGAGATGTTCGATGAGCTTTCTGATGAAGTTAAAACCTCTAGCCTTGGTAAGAATTTGTCTAAAATGTTATCTGCTCGTAGCGCTACAGATATAGGTGCAAAAGCTCCAGATTTTTCTGGTCCTACTCCAAATGGAGAAACGCTTTCTTTAAAAGATGCGTTGGGCAAAGTTACTATATTAGATTTCTGGGCATCTTGGTGTAAACCTTGTAGAATTGAAAATCCTAATGTTGTAAGGGTGTATGAAAAATATCACGATAAAGGTTTAAATATTGTTGGAATCTCTTTAGATAAAAGCACTCAAAAAGAGCGTTGGTTAAAAGCTATTGAAGATGACAACCTTACTTGGCAACATGTTTCTAACTTACAGTTTTGGCAAGAACCAATAGCACAACAATACGGTGTAAGATCTATTCCAGCTACATTTATATTAGATGAAAATGGCGTAATTATCGCAAAAAATTTAAGAGGCAAAGACCTTGAAGATAAAATGGCAGAGCTTTTAAATTAA
- a CDS encoding SIMPL domain-containing protein — protein sequence MKQLTVLLALIFTTTMMTAQQNPQPTISVKGEGVINVVPDHVIVKVRVEEEGTSAVDVKTKTDASVDNVIKFLRKLKIEDKNIQTNFVRLDKSYNYNTKEYKYSSNQSISIKIEDLEQYDATMSGLLQSGINRIDGIEFGAKNLESLQVEARKKAMLNAKDKAEQYASTLNQTIGKAISISEQGTANPIVPKVRMMAMESDFAGSEPQETLAKGEIAIKIDVNVVFALN from the coding sequence ATGAAACAGCTAACAGTATTATTAGCCTTAATTTTTACCACAACTATGATGACAGCTCAACAAAATCCACAACCTACAATTTCTGTAAAAGGAGAAGGTGTAATTAATGTTGTTCCAGATCACGTCATTGTAAAGGTTAGGGTAGAAGAAGAAGGAACATCTGCAGTTGATGTTAAAACTAAAACAGATGCCTCTGTAGATAATGTCATTAAATTTTTGAGAAAGCTAAAGATTGAAGATAAGAACATACAAACCAACTTTGTACGTTTAGATAAAAGCTACAACTACAACACCAAAGAATATAAGTATTCTTCAAACCAATCTATTAGTATAAAGATTGAAGACTTAGAGCAATACGATGCAACAATGAGTGGCTTATTGCAGTCTGGTATTAATAGAATAGATGGAATTGAATTTGGCGCAAAGAACTTAGAAAGCTTGCAGGTAGAAGCTCGTAAAAAAGCAATGCTTAATGCAAAAGATAAAGCAGAGCAGTATGCTAGTACATTAAACCAAACAATAGGTAAGGCAATAAGTATTTCTGAACAGGGAACAGCTAATCCTATAGTTCCTAAAGTAAGAATGATGGCTATGGAGTCTGACTTTGCTGGAAGTGAACCTCAAGAAACTTTAGCTAAAGGAGAAATTGCAATTAAGATTGATGTTAATGTTGTTTTTGCACTCAACTAA